A region of Paenibacillus thiaminolyticus DNA encodes the following proteins:
- the guaB gene encoding IMP dehydrogenase, with amino-acid sequence MWESKFAKEGLTFDDVLLVPRKSNVLPRETDVSTQLSSKVKLNIPMISAGMDTVTEAPLAIAIAREGGIGIIHKNMSIERQAEEVDRVKRSESGVITNPFSLSPEHTVEEADQLMAKYRISGVPIVNEQHKLVGILTNRDLRFVHDYNIQIKEVMTHENLVTAPVGTTLPEAEIILQQHKIEKLPLVDETNTLKGLITIKDIEKAIQYPQSAKDEQGRLLCGAAIGISQDSFDRAAALVQAGVDVIVVDSAHGHHINIIEAVRKLRELYPELTIVAGNVATGEATRDLIEAGASVVKVGIGPGSICTTRVIAGIGVPQITAVYDCATVAREYGIPVIADGGIKYSGDITKAIAAGASAVMLGSLLAGTEESPGESEIYQGRRFKVYRGMGSLGAMKKGSKDRYFQDSSNEKKLVPEGIEGRVAYKGPLADTIHQLMGGLKAGMGYCGTHNLTELQNDTHFVKISGAGLRESHPHDVQITKEAPNYSL; translated from the coding sequence GTGTGGGAGTCTAAGTTTGCAAAAGAAGGACTAACGTTTGACGATGTGCTATTGGTGCCTCGTAAATCGAATGTATTGCCACGGGAAACAGATGTATCTACGCAGTTGAGCAGCAAAGTAAAGTTGAACATTCCGATGATTAGTGCAGGGATGGATACCGTAACGGAAGCGCCGCTGGCGATCGCGATTGCGCGCGAAGGCGGAATCGGCATTATTCACAAAAACATGTCGATCGAACGCCAAGCGGAGGAGGTTGACCGCGTCAAGCGTTCAGAGAGCGGGGTTATTACGAATCCGTTCTCGCTGTCTCCCGAGCATACGGTAGAAGAAGCGGACCAGCTGATGGCTAAATACCGGATCAGTGGTGTTCCGATTGTGAACGAGCAGCATAAGCTGGTCGGGATTTTGACGAATCGTGACTTGCGCTTCGTACATGACTACAACATTCAAATCAAGGAAGTCATGACTCATGAGAATCTGGTGACCGCACCCGTCGGCACAACTCTTCCAGAAGCAGAAATCATTCTTCAGCAGCACAAAATTGAGAAGCTGCCTCTGGTGGACGAGACGAACACGCTGAAAGGCCTCATTACGATAAAAGATATCGAGAAAGCAATCCAATACCCGCAATCGGCCAAGGATGAGCAAGGACGCTTGCTCTGCGGCGCCGCAATCGGCATCTCCCAAGATTCGTTCGATCGGGCGGCAGCGTTGGTGCAAGCTGGCGTAGACGTCATCGTCGTCGATTCGGCGCATGGCCATCACATCAATATTATTGAAGCGGTACGGAAGCTGCGCGAGCTGTATCCGGAGCTGACGATTGTCGCCGGGAATGTGGCGACTGGCGAAGCGACGCGCGACCTGATCGAAGCAGGCGCTTCGGTGGTCAAGGTCGGCATCGGGCCGGGCTCCATCTGTACGACTCGGGTTATCGCCGGTATCGGCGTTCCGCAGATTACGGCGGTGTATGACTGCGCCACGGTTGCACGCGAGTATGGCATCCCGGTCATCGCCGACGGCGGCATCAAGTACTCCGGCGACATTACGAAGGCGATCGCGGCAGGGGCATCGGCTGTCATGCTGGGAAGCCTCCTGGCTGGCACAGAAGAGAGCCCGGGCGAATCGGAGATTTACCAGGGCCGCCGCTTCAAGGTATACCGCGGCATGGGCTCCCTGGGCGCGATGAAGAAGGGCAGCAAGGACCGTTATTTCCAAGACAGCAGCAACGAGAAGAAGCTCGTGCCGGAAGGCATCGAAGGCCGCGTCGCTTACAAAGGGCCGCTCGCTGATACCATTCATCAATTGATGGGCGGCTTGAAGGCAGGCATGGGGTATTGCGGTACGCATAATCTGACAGAGCTGCAGAACGATACGCATTTTGTCAAAATATCGGGTGCCGGCCTTCGTGAAAGCCATCCGCATGACGTGCAAATTACGAAGGAAGCGCCAAATTATTCCTTGTAA
- a CDS encoding D-alanyl-D-alanine carboxypeptidase family protein has product MTIVLKQQDATKKGKWKRIVAFATACQILTFTLLPSAGMVAAEAAAQTAEKGEAAANKGESASAVKTTKESLKLEVTSAILMEASTGQVLVNIDSNTPKPPASMTKMMTEYIVMEKVKNGELSWDEEVTTSEHASLTRGSRIFLAQGDKHTVRDLYIAMAIGSANDATVALAERIAGTEKEFANLMNETAKKLGMTTAHFINSTGLGREDMPEKFRPEGTDETVMSAMDVAKLVRAIVIKHPEFRDFTTIQEYKFRERDETPIQNLNWMLEANKNIPNFKRYAYPGLDGMKTGFTNEAGNCFAGTAERDGMRLISVVMGTDINDKGKRFVETAKLLDHGYNNYEVQSVVAPKQAVDGVAAAPIKKGVSTEVPVVPETGVNFVVAKGASTEGKVTHEEKLTPANELVAPIKNGQKVGTITFTYKDNGLEQKKTVNLIASEEVEKGSWWRLFFRAIGEFFVDLFQSIKNLF; this is encoded by the coding sequence ATGACGATAGTGTTGAAACAACAAGACGCGACAAAAAAAGGCAAGTGGAAGCGCATCGTCGCTTTTGCAACGGCTTGCCAGATACTTACATTCACGCTGCTTCCTTCGGCTGGCATGGTTGCTGCCGAAGCTGCTGCACAGACGGCAGAGAAAGGGGAAGCCGCAGCGAATAAGGGCGAGTCTGCGTCTGCGGTGAAGACGACCAAGGAGTCGCTCAAATTGGAAGTAACATCGGCTATTCTAATGGAAGCTAGCACAGGACAAGTGCTTGTAAATATTGATTCGAATACCCCTAAGCCTCCGGCCAGCATGACCAAGATGATGACGGAGTACATCGTCATGGAGAAGGTGAAGAACGGGGAGTTGTCATGGGACGAAGAGGTCACGACATCCGAGCATGCTTCTCTGACGCGAGGCTCACGCATCTTCCTGGCGCAAGGGGACAAGCATACGGTTCGGGATCTATATATCGCGATGGCGATCGGATCGGCGAACGATGCGACGGTAGCGCTTGCGGAGCGGATCGCGGGAACCGAGAAAGAGTTCGCGAACCTGATGAACGAGACGGCGAAGAAGCTGGGCATGACGACGGCGCACTTCATCAATTCGACCGGATTAGGCCGGGAGGATATGCCGGAGAAGTTCCGTCCAGAAGGTACGGATGAGACCGTCATGTCCGCCATGGACGTGGCGAAGCTCGTTCGTGCGATTGTCATCAAGCATCCGGAATTCCGGGACTTTACGACGATCCAGGAATATAAGTTCCGCGAGCGCGACGAGACGCCGATTCAAAATCTGAACTGGATGCTGGAAGCGAATAAGAATATTCCGAACTTCAAGCGGTATGCGTATCCAGGCCTCGACGGGATGAAGACGGGATTCACGAACGAAGCGGGCAACTGTTTTGCCGGAACGGCGGAACGGGATGGCATGCGCCTCATCTCCGTCGTCATGGGCACGGATATTAACGATAAAGGAAAACGGTTCGTAGAAACCGCCAAGCTGCTTGATCACGGGTATAACAACTATGAAGTCCAGTCCGTCGTAGCTCCGAAGCAGGCGGTGGACGGCGTCGCAGCGGCTCCGATTAAGAAGGGCGTCTCGACCGAGGTGCCTGTTGTGCCTGAGACCGGCGTCAATTTCGTCGTGGCGAAGGGGGCCAGCACGGAAGGCAAAGTTACGCATGAAGAGAAGCTCACTCCGGCCAACGAGCTGGTTGCGCCAATCAAGAACGGGCAGAAGGTCGGAACGATTACGTTCACGTACAAAGATAACGGCTTGGAGCAGAAGAAGACCGTAAATTTGATTGCCTCGGAAGAGGTGGAAAAGGGCAGCTGGTGGCGGTTATTTTTCCGGGCCATCGGAGAATTTTTCGTTGATTTGTTCCAATCCATCAAAAATTTGTTCTAA
- the pdxS gene encoding pyridoxal 5'-phosphate synthase lyase subunit PdxS, protein MMETGTARVKRGMAEMQKGGVIMDVMNAEQAKIAEAAGATAVMALERVPSDIRAAGGVARMADPTIVEEVMKVVSIPVMAKARIGHYVEAKVLESLGVDYIDESEVLTPADEVYHIDKQAFTVPFVCGAKDLGEALRRIGEGAAMIRTKGEPGTGNIVEAVRHMRFINSQIRKVQNLSKDELYAEAKNLGVSYELLLEVHENGKLPVVNFAAGGVATPADAALMMHLGADGVFVGSGIFKSDSPEKFARAIVEATTHFEDFALIAEVSKNLGTPMKGIEISKLAPSERMQDRGW, encoded by the coding sequence ATAATGGAAACAGGTACAGCTCGTGTTAAACGTGGAATGGCAGAAATGCAAAAAGGCGGCGTCATTATGGACGTCATGAACGCGGAGCAAGCAAAGATTGCGGAAGCGGCCGGCGCTACGGCAGTCATGGCGCTGGAGCGAGTTCCATCGGACATCCGCGCCGCAGGCGGCGTCGCACGGATGGCGGATCCTACCATTGTAGAGGAAGTCATGAAGGTTGTCTCCATCCCTGTTATGGCGAAGGCCCGCATTGGCCATTACGTAGAAGCCAAAGTGTTGGAATCGCTTGGCGTTGACTATATTGACGAATCCGAGGTATTGACTCCAGCGGATGAAGTGTATCACATTGACAAGCAAGCGTTCACGGTGCCTTTCGTCTGCGGAGCGAAGGATCTGGGCGAGGCGCTGCGCCGCATCGGCGAAGGGGCGGCCATGATTCGCACGAAGGGCGAGCCGGGAACGGGGAACATCGTAGAAGCCGTGCGTCATATGCGCTTCATTAACAGCCAGATTCGCAAAGTTCAAAATTTGTCGAAGGACGAGTTGTATGCGGAAGCGAAAAATCTGGGCGTATCTTACGAGCTGCTGCTTGAGGTGCATGAGAACGGCAAGCTGCCGGTCGTCAACTTCGCGGCGGGGGGTGTCGCTACACCGGCTGACGCGGCTCTGATGATGCATTTGGGGGCAGACGGCGTATTCGTAGGCTCCGGCATTTTCAAATCCGACAGCCCGGAGAAATTCGCGCGCGCTATCGTGGAAGCGACAACCCACTTCGAAGACTTCGCGCTGATCGCGGAAGTATCGAAGAACCTGGGCACGCCGATGAAGGGGATTGAGATCTCCAAGCTGGCGCCATCCGAGCGCATGCAGGATCGCGGCTGGTAA
- the pdxT gene encoding pyridoxal 5'-phosphate synthase glutaminase subunit PdxT, with translation MNIGVLALQGAVREHMRSLEAIGVTALAIKHPEQLQEVEGLIIPGGESTTIGKLMRKYGFMEAIGAFAAQGKPLFGTCAGLIVLAKRIAGQGGAEEPHLALMDITVRRNAFGRQRESFETDLDVIGVDEPVRAVFIRAPLITEAGPGVDVLCKVNEEIVVARQGHLLACSFHPELTDDVNLHRYFADMVKQSGIAAG, from the coding sequence ATGAATATCGGGGTGTTGGCCCTGCAAGGGGCCGTCAGAGAGCATATGCGAAGCCTGGAAGCCATCGGAGTCACCGCGTTAGCCATCAAGCATCCCGAACAGTTGCAGGAAGTCGAGGGATTGATTATTCCCGGCGGAGAGAGCACGACGATCGGGAAGCTGATGCGGAAATACGGCTTCATGGAGGCGATCGGTGCTTTTGCCGCCCAGGGGAAGCCGCTTTTCGGCACATGCGCCGGACTCATCGTGCTGGCCAAGCGCATCGCCGGCCAGGGCGGGGCTGAAGAACCGCATCTGGCGCTAATGGACATCACGGTGCGCCGTAATGCGTTCGGACGGCAGCGCGAGAGCTTCGAGACCGACTTGGACGTTATCGGGGTGGATGAGCCGGTCCGGGCGGTATTTATCCGGGCTCCCCTTATTACGGAAGCTGGTCCCGGCGTGGACGTGCTGTGCAAAGTGAATGAAGAGATTGTTGTCGCCAGACAAGGCCATTTGCTGGCCTGCTCTTTCCACCCGGAGCTGACGGATGATGTTAATCTTCATCGTTATTTTGCAGATATGGTTAAACAGAGCGGAATTGCAGCAGGATAA
- the serS gene encoding serine--tRNA ligase — protein MLDTKVLRNEFARVEQALEQRGKSKEMIVEFPELDARRREMLQETEQLKNRRNVVSQEVAKKKKAGESADDLIAEMREVGDRIKELDEEIRNIDAQIVEMTLAIPNVPHESVPVGLKEEENVEIRRWSEPTSFSFEPKAHWDAAQDLGILDFEAAAKVTGSRFVFYKKAGARLERALISFMLDVHTMQHGYEEILPPLIVNRDSLIGTGQLPKFEEDLFKLEGTDYFLIPTAEVPVTNLHRDEILNVEDLPRYYTAYSACFRSEAGAAGRDTRGLIRQHQFNKVEMVKLVKPEDSYEELESLTRHAENILQQLKLPYRVMALCTGDLGFSSAKTYDLEVWLPSSGTYREISSCSNFEDFQARRANIRFRRDAKSKPEFVHTLNGSGLAIGRTVAAILENYQQADGSVLIPDVLRPYMGGLERLTP, from the coding sequence GTGTTAGATACCAAAGTATTGCGAAATGAGTTTGCACGGGTAGAGCAAGCGCTGGAGCAGCGAGGCAAATCGAAAGAGATGATCGTCGAGTTCCCTGAACTGGATGCTCGCCGCAGAGAGATGCTGCAGGAGACGGAGCAGCTGAAGAACCGCCGCAATGTCGTCTCTCAAGAAGTGGCGAAGAAGAAGAAGGCGGGAGAATCCGCCGATGATCTGATTGCCGAAATGCGCGAGGTTGGGGACCGCATTAAGGAACTGGATGAGGAAATCCGGAACATCGATGCCCAGATCGTCGAGATGACGCTGGCTATCCCGAACGTTCCGCATGAGAGCGTGCCTGTCGGCCTGAAGGAAGAGGAGAATGTGGAGATTCGACGCTGGAGCGAGCCGACATCCTTCTCCTTCGAGCCGAAGGCGCATTGGGATGCAGCTCAAGACTTGGGCATTCTTGATTTTGAAGCGGCCGCCAAGGTAACCGGTTCGCGCTTCGTCTTCTATAAGAAGGCCGGCGCGCGTCTGGAGCGGGCGCTTATCAGCTTCATGCTGGATGTACATACGATGCAGCATGGCTATGAAGAAATTTTGCCGCCGCTCATCGTCAATCGGGACAGCCTCATCGGAACGGGACAGCTTCCGAAGTTCGAAGAGGATCTGTTCAAGCTGGAAGGGACGGACTATTTCCTGATCCCGACGGCGGAAGTGCCCGTTACGAATCTGCATCGGGATGAGATTCTGAACGTGGAGGATCTGCCGCGGTACTACACGGCCTACAGCGCTTGCTTCCGTTCCGAAGCCGGTGCGGCAGGACGCGATACCCGCGGGCTTATCCGCCAGCATCAGTTCAATAAGGTTGAAATGGTGAAGCTGGTGAAGCCGGAAGACTCCTATGAAGAACTGGAATCGCTCACCCGCCACGCCGAGAACATCTTGCAGCAGCTTAAGCTGCCTTATCGCGTCATGGCGCTGTGCACGGGCGACCTGGGCTTCAGCTCGGCGAAGACGTATGATCTGGAAGTATGGCTGCCGAGCAGCGGTACCTACCGCGAAATCTCCTCCTGCTCGAACTTCGAAGACTTCCAGGCACGGCGCGCGAACATCCGCTTCCGCCGCGATGCGAAGTCGAAGCCGGAGTTCGTTCATACGCTGAATGGGTCGGGACTCGCGATCGGCCGTACGGTCGCCGCGATATTGGAAAATTACCAGCAGGCAGACGGCAGTGTCCTCATTCCGGATGTGCTGCGTCCGTATATGGGTGGATTGGAACGTCTGACTCCGTAA
- a CDS encoding small acid-soluble spore protein P has protein sequence MNKPKTVPVPAAEQPVRHHEAEGRKAIQEPLSGSKKVKTANHVSHNNPEG, from the coding sequence ATGAATAAGCCCAAAACTGTCCCTGTTCCCGCTGCGGAGCAGCCGGTCCGCCATCATGAAGCGGAAGGCCGCAAAGCAATTCAAGAGCCGCTGTCGGGCTCAAAGAAGGTCAAGACCGCCAATCATGTAAGCCATAATAACCCGGAAGGCTGA